Below is a genomic region from Marinobacter salsuginis.
TCCTTTTTCTACCCTTGTAAGCCCCAGACTCACCAACGCCTTTAATTCGGCTTTATCTTTCCCCAGGTCGCCAGATTGTTGCAGCTTCTCTCGGATGCCCTGATTCACAACAGCCCGCGTTTCATTATCCGGAACCATCAAAAGTGTGTCTGAGCGGTCCCTGGCGGTCATACCGGCATAGTCATCAATCACTCGTGTCACCAAAGTTTCACGATTCGGGTCTTCGTGAATCCGCCCCGCGACGTTCTTCATTGCTTTAGCAACTTGACCAACCATCGCATCTTTCACTGCTTGCAGAAGAATCGGATTGTTCTTCTGCCGCTGGATTTCAGTCATCTGAGCCGTCTTCATGCCGCCTCTTACGAGCTGCGCGAACGGTTTACCCCACTCAACTGAACCGATCTGCGCGTGGTCACCAACCAACGCAACTCGGGCACCTTCCTTTCGAGCGTAGGTGAGCAGATCAGCCATTTGATTAGCGTTTACTAGAGAGCCTTCATCGACAATCCAGAGCTTCTTCTGATCCAGTCCCTTTCCGCCCTTCCCTTCCTCTTCCCGCGCCAATGCGTAGAGGTGGCTGGCAAGCGTTTGACTCCGAATCCCAGAGCCTTCCATTAGCGAATCGCTTGCAGATCCTGTTGGGGCAAAACCACGAACCGAGTATCCCTTCCCCTCTGCGACCTCGCGCACCGCAGATAGCATGTAGGTCTTACCAGTACCGGCATAACCTTGAACGCCAACGACCCTATCTTTCCCATTCAAGATGGTTGTTGCACCCTCCATCTGACCCCTGGTGAAACCCAAAGATTGTCCGTATTCCTTGACCGCTCCTTTGCCGGATATCGGCTTTAATTCATTTTGGCCAGTCTTCACCAGATCTACGATATACCGCTCTTTCTTTAGAGCTTGGGGGGTGGTGAGATACGCCTCATCTCGCGAAACCCCAGTGGCGTGAAGCAGGACTTTTTCCTGCTTGAGGCTGCGTATTGCCTGTTCTACGTCCTTAATACTGTGGTTGCCTACGCCCCACGCAAGGGTCATCTTGACCAGTTCACCTTCTGAGAAAACGGCCTCACGTTCCGCCAATTTCTTATAAGCAAAAATCGCGTCGTCTTTAGCGCGGTCAGGACTGTCCCTTTCAGCACTTGGCCGCGCCTCGGGGATGGTAGGAACCGTCAAACGAGCTTCTTGAAGCTCGCTCCGCCACCGTTCCTGCAATACATCTTCTGTCGTCGACTGCTTCGAATCGCGCGTCATTAATGATGCCCTATCCATGGCTTTGGCACCCTCCAGACCCCTTTCCTTTGCGGCAGCCTCAATATCCTTTCGCCGCTTGGAATAAAGATCTCGAAGCTCCTGAGACACCTCTTGAAGCTCAAATGTGCCGTTCTTGCCGCGCTCAATTGTGTAACCGAGCTCCTGGGCTTTCATGGCAAGTTCAGATCGGTACACCTGTCCTGCAGCCACATTCGGATCGTACATTTTCCTGCTTTCGATGGATCGCCACTGACCATCATTCCTCAGCGTAGCGTTCAGTATCACGCTATGCGTATGCAATTGAGGATCCAGCGCCCTACTGGTCGTGTGCGTAAATGTCGCCGCAGCGAGGTTTTCAGTGCGTACAAACTGCGAAACCCCTTCTGAGGTATTCCGGGCTCCAACCAGCCTATCTTCTATGTAACCGACAGCCGATTTGACCGCTTCTTTATGAGCGGCCATCAGGCGCTCATCACCTCCCATCAGCGCCATAATCGAAACGGATTTAGGAGCTGAAAACGTAAAATCCCAACCTGGTTTATGTTCCAAGCCACCTTTCCCGTCCGACCGCCCCAGCGTGTCTCCAGTTGGCAACCGGCCCTCCAATGCTTGCTGAAATACCTTAATGTCCACCGGCCCTTCCAGGCCCATTAAGGCGGCACCCTTACCTACCCATTCGCTGGGAATTACCTCTTTCTCGCCGTTTTCATTTTTGCCGTAGTAATCCGCATCCTTGTAATAGGAACCAGCCTGTTTCGCGCTCCCGAGCGCCTTAATCGACAACATCAGAACAGCGCTCCGTCGACGTAATCATTTTTCTTCGACTCAACAGGTGCAGTCGCCTCTAAATTCCCATCCTTCGCCTCCGGAGCGGCTTCGACCGCTTCAAGCAGATCACCCTTCAAATCGCGGTGGATGAAGCCCTCGGCAATTTTCTTCAGCGGCTTTCGCTTAAGTTTGAACTGTGCCACCGGGAACGAACGCCCAAGC
It encodes:
- the mobF gene encoding MobF family relaxase; the encoded protein is MLSIKALGSAKQAGSYYKDADYYGKNENGEKEVIPSEWVGKGAALMGLEGPVDIKVFQQALEGRLPTGDTLGRSDGKGGLEHKPGWDFTFSAPKSVSIMALMGGDERLMAAHKEAVKSAVGYIEDRLVGARNTSEGVSQFVRTENLAAATFTHTTSRALDPQLHTHSVILNATLRNDGQWRSIESRKMYDPNVAAGQVYRSELAMKAQELGYTIERGKNGTFELQEVSQELRDLYSKRRKDIEAAAKERGLEGAKAMDRASLMTRDSKQSTTEDVLQERWRSELQEARLTVPTIPEARPSAERDSPDRAKDDAIFAYKKLAEREAVFSEGELVKMTLAWGVGNHSIKDVEQAIRSLKQEKVLLHATGVSRDEAYLTTPQALKKERYIVDLVKTGQNELKPISGKGAVKEYGQSLGFTRGQMEGATTILNGKDRVVGVQGYAGTGKTYMLSAVREVAEGKGYSVRGFAPTGSASDSLMEGSGIRSQTLASHLYALAREEEGKGGKGLDQKKLWIVDEGSLVNANQMADLLTYARKEGARVALVGDHAQIGSVEWGKPFAQLVRGGMKTAQMTEIQRQKNNPILLQAVKDAMVGQVAKAMKNVAGRIHEDPNRETLVTRVIDDYAGMTARDRSDTLLMVPDNETRAVVNQGIREKLQQSGDLGKDKAELKALVSLGLTRVEKGSSRGYQKGDLVQFARDFKTIGVERNELVKVLRVDGEKVIFANKDGQEVEWRPDKVAGRAKHGVEVYREEDKRLAEGDRIRWTKTDKDRDLKNGAKGEIERIDGSTAIIKFQDGRRISLDLKEDKHWDHAYASTIVSAQGQTYRSAMALAESWRRNLVNQKSFYVGLSRAKEDARIYTDDRAKLTKGIEERTGEKTSALEGRNVSVEKMFAADGLVKETRMEKVTQKVKEIVDKALGREKGGPAKDLSL